CCACGTCTTTTGGCCGGCCGCGCGCAGGTCTTCGTACGCTTCCGGGTACGGTGGAAAGGGCAGGGAGTCGCCGAACAAGGGCTCGTCGGGGCACCAGATGTCAATCGAGCCATCGAGTTCCGGCCCGTATTGCTCGGTGATGAAGGTTTGCAGGTCGGGGTCGGCGGCATGCAGCGCCGCGGCGGTTTCGATCACGTAGGGGTAATCACCGGGGTCGGGTTCGTCGGTGATGTACAGCCAGAGCTTGTCCAGCCAACCTTTCTCGCGGAAGTGGTCGGCGCGGGCCTTCCAATGCAGCGCATTCCACTCGTCTTGCGTCAACCCGGCGGGCACGTCGGGATAGTTGTGGTTCAAGTTGACCGTCTGAAACTCGAAGCCGGGCTTGTAGAAAGTGCCGTCCAAATAGGGTGCGTGCTCGACGTCCCAATCGTCCCAATGCATCTCGAGCGTTTGCGTGTCCTCGTGCCACGTGTAGTCCGGTTCGTATTTACGCCAGCGGTACGGACTCATGCGGTGCCGGGCGTATTCCTCGAAAAAACGCTCCGTCAACACGTCGCAATCGGTCGTCGAACCGTGCTCCATGTAGTAATTGCATATCGAGTCGCGCGTGTATTGGTAGTGGCTCTCCAGCGACATGCCGTTGGGCAGCGTGAAATCCCACACGGTCAAGGTTACGGTTCCCGTCCACGCCGCGTGGTCGTCGGCGGTGACGGTGACCGTCGCCGTGTAGTCGCCCGGCGTGGCCGTCTCCGGAACGAAGACATCAACGAAAACGCCCTGCGCAAAATCCGCCGACACGTCAAAGGGAGCGCCGTCGCGAACCTGGTAGTCGAAATGGTCGACGAAGGGCACCAGCCCGTCCGGCCACCAGCCGGCGTGCGCCGGATCGGGCGGGTCGTGACTGATTTTGTCTGCCGCGACGTATAGGTAGTGTAAGCGGTACCGTTCGATTTCCGTGATCGCATCGCCCGGCCCGGTGAATTCCGACACCGTGACGTTGACGTTCGTGAGCGCCACATCGTCGCGCACCAGGACCTGGAACGGTTCCCATTCGTTTTGCGCGGCGAAGATGTGGAAGGCGCTGTCGGCGGCGAAGGCGAATTCGGGACGATGTTTGTAGGTGCCGTGCGTGAGGCCGACTTCGTACGCCGCCATCGCGAAGGGCGTCGCGCCCGTCAACCACAGGATGCCGCATAGCCAGAGGAGGGAGATACGCTTCATTGGTTCGCTCGCAGTTCTCAAGTTTTCAATCAATGTGCATGCTAGCGGCGCGCGCCGGGTGCGTCAAATATCGATGTTGGAAGGCGGAACTGCGACCGGAAACCATCATCACCGGCATCGCCGTCAAAACAAGCGCGGCTTTTCGATACCGAATTTGCGAAAATGAGTAGGTGCGGCGTGCTTGCTCGGCCGCCGGGTCCAGTGTAAACGGGGACAACGATCCGCCCGGGCGGCCGACATGGGAGTGGAGATGCGTTTGACCAAAAGTTCCTTCATGTGGGTGTTGATTCTCGCCGTCTTTCTTTTCGCCGGCGGGCTTATCGCTTGCGACGACGACGACGACGATGACGATGACGACGATTCTGCGCCGTACGAGCCTGGCGACGATGATGACGACGACGATGACAACAATGATGACGACACCGCCGGGGGCGACGACGATGACGACGACGACGACGACGACAACAATGACGACGATGACGACAACGACGATGATGACGACGCGTGTGTCGTC
The nucleotide sequence above comes from Candidatus Lernaella stagnicola. Encoded proteins:
- a CDS encoding DUF4091 domain-containing protein, with protein sequence MKRISLLWLCGILWLTGATPFAMAAYEVGLTHGTYKHRPEFAFAADSAFHIFAAQNEWEPFQVLVRDDVALTNVNVTVSEFTGPGDAITEIERYRLHYLYVAADKISHDPPDPAHAGWWPDGLVPFVDHFDYQVRDGAPFDVSADFAQGVFVDVFVPETATPGDYTATVTVTADDHAAWTGTVTLTVWDFTLPNGMSLESHYQYTRDSICNYYMEHGSTTDCDVLTERFFEEYARHRMSPYRWRKYEPDYTWHEDTQTLEMHWDDWDVEHAPYLDGTFYKPGFEFQTVNLNHNYPDVPAGLTQDEWNALHWKARADHFREKGWLDKLWLYITDEPDPGDYPYVIETAAALHAADPDLQTFITEQYGPELDGSIDIWCPDEPLFGDSLPFPPYPEAYEDLRAAGQKTWWYNCVSATIGFDYASHMLDQEANYMRVWLWLTRRYEFTGILFWRINYLWSKQDVWENMFADNYVCQGDGTLFYPGVPDKIGGTSDIPLPSLRIKILREAMEDYEYLHLLDESGDSDWVDGVTRTVAPKSWQWEHDPFVLLDWRRKVAEKILGTLDEEAPAPPAGLTAEAQVEAIALSWTPPTADDLAAYDIWYALYEGDEFFGGGIDAPANSALVSGLQPNRDYTLWVEAVDENGNRSVSSDPVTARPLAAGDDDDEDAAHNPNGVRVTDLSDDDDDDAVDDRNNDDDAPLPGCGG